The Acipenser ruthenus chromosome 27, fAciRut3.2 maternal haplotype, whole genome shotgun sequence genome includes a window with the following:
- the LOC117432464 gene encoding oxysterol-binding protein-related protein 5-like isoform X4, which translates to MKEENLFRRRFSLCPNTSTPQKIDPHKLTRNLSYGGDNDIYPLSPDTALERNGLPVLKDEVSNTPMSNSKSDSKLSNGHDKEFTSPTDKMTKKESLKVQKKNYRQEKKRAAKELFSALKDPSVVIMANWLKIRGSLKSWTKLWCVLKPGVLLIFKTPKVDHWVGTTLLNACKLIERPSKKDGFCFKLYHPLDKSIWAMKGPKGENVGSFTQPLPSSHLIFRAASESDGRCWMDAIELALSCSSLYKLSSKLGKDVDLCCSSNSSHILNLLQSSTLSHQELFQMNESGNHHMENDGYSDKSDCGANESSRRVTEESDTDQSETQKDVLVELQATSYVEQGREEMAEAGVASQTETVSEENKGLMWTILKQLRPGMDLSRVVLPTFILEPRSFLDKLSDYYYHADFLSQASVEESAYSRMKQVLRWYLSGFYKKPKGLKKPYNPILGETFRCCWLHPETDSCTFYVAEQVSHHPPVSAFYVCNKKDGFCVSGSILAKSKFYGNSLSAILEGKAMLFFLKRDEEYIITMPYAHCRGILYGTMTMELGGKVTIECEKTKYTAELEFKLKPFLCISSSVNMISGRILLGDELQATIDGHWDGEVFLCEKSSGDRNVFWSPTPEVRRQRLKRQVVHLGDQGEFESERLWLHVTNAIISKDQHKATQEKFILEEAQRQAARDQGDREWTPRLFRKDPISQDWLYKYADTNPWDPQMNLVEFEKDGVIQTLETDGRRHNGISHSKKWATKQKTDCKRRKTSQNTESSSSTPEPSHESSDNESRNTGIAVKQRGCRSSGTKCIKEESDMPDIEATVASIQRTQLEMQRNLNALTRQVIQRRNSWDNFILNCRYWFIICVLLVFQLFINYIFK; encoded by the exons ATGAAGGAGGAGAACTTGTTTCGTCGAAGATTTTCTCTCTGTCCGAACACATCCACTCCTCAGAAGATCGATCCACACAAGCTGACGAGGAACCTCTCCTATGGGGGAGACAACGACATCTACCCCCTGAGTCCAG ATACCGCTCTTGAGAGGAATGGTCTACCAGTTCTGAAAGATGAGGTCAGCAACACTCCCATGTCCAACAGTAAG TCTGATTCCAAGCTCTCCAATGGCCATGATAAGGAGTTCACCTCGCCTACTGACAAGATGACAAAGAAGGAGTCACTCAAG GTCCAGAAGAAGAATTACAGACAGGAAAAGAAGAGAGCGGCGAAGGAGCTGTTCAGTGCGCTCAAGGACCCCAGTGTGGTAATCATGGCCAACTGGCTGAAG ATCCGCGGCTCTCTCAAAAGCTGGACGAAGCTGTGGTGCGTGCTGAAGCCTGGGGTGCTGCTGATCTTCAAGACCCCCAAGGTGGACCACTGGGTGGGGACCACTCTCCTCAATGCCTGCAAGCTCATCGAGAGGCCTTCCAAAAAGGATGGCTTCTGCTTCAAACTCTACCATCCACTGGACAAGTCTATCTGGGCCATGAAG GGTCCAAAGGGGGAGAATGTAGGCTCATTCACACAGCCACTACCCAGCAGCCATCTCATCTTCAGAGCAGCCTCTGAGTCTGATG GTCGCTGCTGGATGGACGCTATTGAACTGGCACTGAGCTGCTCCAGTCTGTACAAGCTCAGCTCCAAGCTGGGCAAGGATGTGGAcctctgctgctcctccaactcCTCCCACATCCTCAACCTGCTGCAGTCTTCCACCCTGTCCCATCAAGAACTCTTCCA gaTGAATGAGTCAGGAAATCATCATATGGAGAATGATGGCTATTCTGACAAATCAGATTGCGGGGCCAATGAAAGCAGCCGGAGGGTAACCGAGGAAAGCGACACGGACCAGTCAGAGACGCAGAAAGACGTCCTCGTCGAGCTGCAGGCAACCTCCTATGTAGAGCAGGGCCGAGAGGAGATGGCCGAG GCTGGAGTGGCGTCCCAGACGGAGACAGTCTCGGAGGAGAACAAGGGTCTGATGTGGACCATCCTGAAGCAGCTGCGGCCGGGGATGGACCTGTCTCGCGTGGTGCTGCCCACCTTCATCCTGGAGCCCCGCTCCTTCCTGGACAAGCTGTCTGATTACTACTACCATGCAGACTTCCTCTCCCA GGCTTCCGTGGAAGAGAGCGCATACAGTCGAATGAAGCAGGTCCTGAGGTGGTATCTGTCTGGCTTTTATAAGAAGCCAAAG GGGCTGAAGAAGCCATACAACCCAATACTGGGGGAGACGTTTCGTTGCTGCTGGCTCCACCCGGAGACCGACAGCTGCACGTTTTACGTTGCGGAACAG GTATCCCATCATCCCCCTGTGTCAGCCTTTTATGTCTGTAACAAAAAGGATGGGTTCTGTGTCAGTGGAAGTATCCTGGCCAAATCTAAGTTCTATG GTAACTCTTTATCGGCAATACTAGAGGGGAAAGCcatgcttttttttctaaaacgaGATGAGGAATACATAATCACGATGCCCTATGCGCACTGCAGAG GTATTCTATATGGTACAATGACCATGGAGCTGGGAGGGAAAGTTACTATTGAATGtgaaaaaacaaagtacacagcaGAGCTGGAGTTCAAACTGAAG CCCTTCCTGTGCATCAGCAGCAGCGTGAACATGATTTCAGGGAGGATTCTTCTGGGCGATGAACTGCAGGCCACTATCGATGGACACTGG GATGGCGAGGTCTTTCTTTGTGAGAAGTCGTCTGGTGACCGCAATGTCTTCTGGAGCCCCACTCCAGAGGTCCGCAGACAGAGACTCAAGAGACAGGTGGTGCATCTTGGCGACCAGGGAGAGTTTGAGTCTGAACG GTTGTGGCTGCATGTAACAAACGCAATCATCAGTAAAGACCAGCACAAGGCCACGCAGGAGAAGTTTATTCTGGAAGAAGCCCAGCGGCAAGCTGCTAGGGACCAGGGAGACAGAGAGTGGACCCCACGGCTCTTCAGAAAGGACCCCATTTCACAGGACTGGCTGTACAAATATGCAGA CACCAACCCCTGGGATCCTCAGATGAACCTGGTTGAGTTTGAGAAAGACGGAGTGATTCAGACCCTGGAGACAGACGGCAGGAGGCACAACGGCATCAGCCACAGCAAGAAATGGGCCACAAAGCAAAAG ACGGATTGCAAGCGGCGTAAAACCAGCCAGAACACCGAGAGCAGCAGCTCCACCCCGGAGCCCTCCCACGAGTCGTCCGATAACGAGAGCAGGAATACAGGAATCGCAGTGAAACAACGGG GTTGTCGAAGCTCAGGCACGAAATGTATCAAAGAGGAAAGTGACATGCCAGACATTGAGGCAACCGTAGCATCAAtacagaggacacagctggaaatgcagAG GAACCTCAATGCACTGACCCGCCAAGTAATCCAGAGGAGAAACTCCTGGGACAACTTCATCCTGAACTGTCGCTACTGGTTTATAATCTGCGTCCTGCTTGTGTTTCAACTCTTCATAAACTACATcttcaaatga
- the LOC117432464 gene encoding oxysterol-binding protein-related protein 5-like isoform X1, giving the protein MGADQLSKFHTFEVQCMKVPKFAGGCLYSTVVCSTHLKSSGIFLAIHIMEQLKTHTAQRMKEENLFRRRFSLCPNTSTPQKIDPHKLTRNLSYGGDNDIYPLSPDTALERNGLPVLKDEVSNTPMSNSKSDSKLSNGHDKEFTSPTDKMTKKESLKVQKKNYRQEKKRAAKELFSALKDPSVVIMANWLKIRGSLKSWTKLWCVLKPGVLLIFKTPKVDHWVGTTLLNACKLIERPSKKDGFCFKLYHPLDKSIWAMKGPKGENVGSFTQPLPSSHLIFRAASESDGRCWMDAIELALSCSSLYKLSSKLGKDVDLCCSSNSSHILNLLQSSTLSHQELFQMNESGNHHMENDGYSDKSDCGANESSRRVTEESDTDQSETQKDVLVELQATSYVEQGREEMAEAGVASQTETVSEENKGLMWTILKQLRPGMDLSRVVLPTFILEPRSFLDKLSDYYYHADFLSQASVEESAYSRMKQVLRWYLSGFYKKPKGLKKPYNPILGETFRCCWLHPETDSCTFYVAEQVSHHPPVSAFYVCNKKDGFCVSGSILAKSKFYGNSLSAILEGKAMLFFLKRDEEYIITMPYAHCRGILYGTMTMELGGKVTIECEKTKYTAELEFKLKPFLCISSSVNMISGRILLGDELQATIDGHWDGEVFLCEKSSGDRNVFWSPTPEVRRQRLKRQVVHLGDQGEFESERLWLHVTNAIISKDQHKATQEKFILEEAQRQAARDQGDREWTPRLFRKDPISQDWLYKYADTNPWDPQMNLVEFEKDGVIQTLETDGRRHNGISHSKKWATKQKTDCKRRKTSQNTESSSSTPEPSHESSDNESRNTGIAVKQRGCRSSGTKCIKEESDMPDIEATVASIQRTQLEMQRNLNALTRQVIQRRNSWDNFILNCRYWFIICVLLVFQLFINYIFK; this is encoded by the exons aaaACGCACACAGCCCAGAGGATGAAGGAGGAGAACTTGTTTCGTCGAAGATTTTCTCTCTGTCCGAACACATCCACTCCTCAGAAGATCGATCCACACAAGCTGACGAGGAACCTCTCCTATGGGGGAGACAACGACATCTACCCCCTGAGTCCAG ATACCGCTCTTGAGAGGAATGGTCTACCAGTTCTGAAAGATGAGGTCAGCAACACTCCCATGTCCAACAGTAAG TCTGATTCCAAGCTCTCCAATGGCCATGATAAGGAGTTCACCTCGCCTACTGACAAGATGACAAAGAAGGAGTCACTCAAG GTCCAGAAGAAGAATTACAGACAGGAAAAGAAGAGAGCGGCGAAGGAGCTGTTCAGTGCGCTCAAGGACCCCAGTGTGGTAATCATGGCCAACTGGCTGAAG ATCCGCGGCTCTCTCAAAAGCTGGACGAAGCTGTGGTGCGTGCTGAAGCCTGGGGTGCTGCTGATCTTCAAGACCCCCAAGGTGGACCACTGGGTGGGGACCACTCTCCTCAATGCCTGCAAGCTCATCGAGAGGCCTTCCAAAAAGGATGGCTTCTGCTTCAAACTCTACCATCCACTGGACAAGTCTATCTGGGCCATGAAG GGTCCAAAGGGGGAGAATGTAGGCTCATTCACACAGCCACTACCCAGCAGCCATCTCATCTTCAGAGCAGCCTCTGAGTCTGATG GTCGCTGCTGGATGGACGCTATTGAACTGGCACTGAGCTGCTCCAGTCTGTACAAGCTCAGCTCCAAGCTGGGCAAGGATGTGGAcctctgctgctcctccaactcCTCCCACATCCTCAACCTGCTGCAGTCTTCCACCCTGTCCCATCAAGAACTCTTCCA gaTGAATGAGTCAGGAAATCATCATATGGAGAATGATGGCTATTCTGACAAATCAGATTGCGGGGCCAATGAAAGCAGCCGGAGGGTAACCGAGGAAAGCGACACGGACCAGTCAGAGACGCAGAAAGACGTCCTCGTCGAGCTGCAGGCAACCTCCTATGTAGAGCAGGGCCGAGAGGAGATGGCCGAG GCTGGAGTGGCGTCCCAGACGGAGACAGTCTCGGAGGAGAACAAGGGTCTGATGTGGACCATCCTGAAGCAGCTGCGGCCGGGGATGGACCTGTCTCGCGTGGTGCTGCCCACCTTCATCCTGGAGCCCCGCTCCTTCCTGGACAAGCTGTCTGATTACTACTACCATGCAGACTTCCTCTCCCA GGCTTCCGTGGAAGAGAGCGCATACAGTCGAATGAAGCAGGTCCTGAGGTGGTATCTGTCTGGCTTTTATAAGAAGCCAAAG GGGCTGAAGAAGCCATACAACCCAATACTGGGGGAGACGTTTCGTTGCTGCTGGCTCCACCCGGAGACCGACAGCTGCACGTTTTACGTTGCGGAACAG GTATCCCATCATCCCCCTGTGTCAGCCTTTTATGTCTGTAACAAAAAGGATGGGTTCTGTGTCAGTGGAAGTATCCTGGCCAAATCTAAGTTCTATG GTAACTCTTTATCGGCAATACTAGAGGGGAAAGCcatgcttttttttctaaaacgaGATGAGGAATACATAATCACGATGCCCTATGCGCACTGCAGAG GTATTCTATATGGTACAATGACCATGGAGCTGGGAGGGAAAGTTACTATTGAATGtgaaaaaacaaagtacacagcaGAGCTGGAGTTCAAACTGAAG CCCTTCCTGTGCATCAGCAGCAGCGTGAACATGATTTCAGGGAGGATTCTTCTGGGCGATGAACTGCAGGCCACTATCGATGGACACTGG GATGGCGAGGTCTTTCTTTGTGAGAAGTCGTCTGGTGACCGCAATGTCTTCTGGAGCCCCACTCCAGAGGTCCGCAGACAGAGACTCAAGAGACAGGTGGTGCATCTTGGCGACCAGGGAGAGTTTGAGTCTGAACG GTTGTGGCTGCATGTAACAAACGCAATCATCAGTAAAGACCAGCACAAGGCCACGCAGGAGAAGTTTATTCTGGAAGAAGCCCAGCGGCAAGCTGCTAGGGACCAGGGAGACAGAGAGTGGACCCCACGGCTCTTCAGAAAGGACCCCATTTCACAGGACTGGCTGTACAAATATGCAGA CACCAACCCCTGGGATCCTCAGATGAACCTGGTTGAGTTTGAGAAAGACGGAGTGATTCAGACCCTGGAGACAGACGGCAGGAGGCACAACGGCATCAGCCACAGCAAGAAATGGGCCACAAAGCAAAAG ACGGATTGCAAGCGGCGTAAAACCAGCCAGAACACCGAGAGCAGCAGCTCCACCCCGGAGCCCTCCCACGAGTCGTCCGATAACGAGAGCAGGAATACAGGAATCGCAGTGAAACAACGGG GTTGTCGAAGCTCAGGCACGAAATGTATCAAAGAGGAAAGTGACATGCCAGACATTGAGGCAACCGTAGCATCAAtacagaggacacagctggaaatgcagAG GAACCTCAATGCACTGACCCGCCAAGTAATCCAGAGGAGAAACTCCTGGGACAACTTCATCCTGAACTGTCGCTACTGGTTTATAATCTGCGTCCTGCTTGTGTTTCAACTCTTCATAAACTACATcttcaaatga
- the LOC117432464 gene encoding oxysterol-binding protein-related protein 5-like isoform X2, producing the protein MPCWTKTHTAQRMKEENLFRRRFSLCPNTSTPQKIDPHKLTRNLSYGGDNDIYPLSPDTALERNGLPVLKDEVSNTPMSNSKSDSKLSNGHDKEFTSPTDKMTKKESLKVQKKNYRQEKKRAAKELFSALKDPSVVIMANWLKIRGSLKSWTKLWCVLKPGVLLIFKTPKVDHWVGTTLLNACKLIERPSKKDGFCFKLYHPLDKSIWAMKGPKGENVGSFTQPLPSSHLIFRAASESDGRCWMDAIELALSCSSLYKLSSKLGKDVDLCCSSNSSHILNLLQSSTLSHQELFQMNESGNHHMENDGYSDKSDCGANESSRRVTEESDTDQSETQKDVLVELQATSYVEQGREEMAEAGVASQTETVSEENKGLMWTILKQLRPGMDLSRVVLPTFILEPRSFLDKLSDYYYHADFLSQASVEESAYSRMKQVLRWYLSGFYKKPKGLKKPYNPILGETFRCCWLHPETDSCTFYVAEQVSHHPPVSAFYVCNKKDGFCVSGSILAKSKFYGNSLSAILEGKAMLFFLKRDEEYIITMPYAHCRGILYGTMTMELGGKVTIECEKTKYTAELEFKLKPFLCISSSVNMISGRILLGDELQATIDGHWDGEVFLCEKSSGDRNVFWSPTPEVRRQRLKRQVVHLGDQGEFESERLWLHVTNAIISKDQHKATQEKFILEEAQRQAARDQGDREWTPRLFRKDPISQDWLYKYADTNPWDPQMNLVEFEKDGVIQTLETDGRRHNGISHSKKWATKQKTDCKRRKTSQNTESSSSTPEPSHESSDNESRNTGIAVKQRGCRSSGTKCIKEESDMPDIEATVASIQRTQLEMQRNLNALTRQVIQRRNSWDNFILNCRYWFIICVLLVFQLFINYIFK; encoded by the exons aaaACGCACACAGCCCAGAGGATGAAGGAGGAGAACTTGTTTCGTCGAAGATTTTCTCTCTGTCCGAACACATCCACTCCTCAGAAGATCGATCCACACAAGCTGACGAGGAACCTCTCCTATGGGGGAGACAACGACATCTACCCCCTGAGTCCAG ATACCGCTCTTGAGAGGAATGGTCTACCAGTTCTGAAAGATGAGGTCAGCAACACTCCCATGTCCAACAGTAAG TCTGATTCCAAGCTCTCCAATGGCCATGATAAGGAGTTCACCTCGCCTACTGACAAGATGACAAAGAAGGAGTCACTCAAG GTCCAGAAGAAGAATTACAGACAGGAAAAGAAGAGAGCGGCGAAGGAGCTGTTCAGTGCGCTCAAGGACCCCAGTGTGGTAATCATGGCCAACTGGCTGAAG ATCCGCGGCTCTCTCAAAAGCTGGACGAAGCTGTGGTGCGTGCTGAAGCCTGGGGTGCTGCTGATCTTCAAGACCCCCAAGGTGGACCACTGGGTGGGGACCACTCTCCTCAATGCCTGCAAGCTCATCGAGAGGCCTTCCAAAAAGGATGGCTTCTGCTTCAAACTCTACCATCCACTGGACAAGTCTATCTGGGCCATGAAG GGTCCAAAGGGGGAGAATGTAGGCTCATTCACACAGCCACTACCCAGCAGCCATCTCATCTTCAGAGCAGCCTCTGAGTCTGATG GTCGCTGCTGGATGGACGCTATTGAACTGGCACTGAGCTGCTCCAGTCTGTACAAGCTCAGCTCCAAGCTGGGCAAGGATGTGGAcctctgctgctcctccaactcCTCCCACATCCTCAACCTGCTGCAGTCTTCCACCCTGTCCCATCAAGAACTCTTCCA gaTGAATGAGTCAGGAAATCATCATATGGAGAATGATGGCTATTCTGACAAATCAGATTGCGGGGCCAATGAAAGCAGCCGGAGGGTAACCGAGGAAAGCGACACGGACCAGTCAGAGACGCAGAAAGACGTCCTCGTCGAGCTGCAGGCAACCTCCTATGTAGAGCAGGGCCGAGAGGAGATGGCCGAG GCTGGAGTGGCGTCCCAGACGGAGACAGTCTCGGAGGAGAACAAGGGTCTGATGTGGACCATCCTGAAGCAGCTGCGGCCGGGGATGGACCTGTCTCGCGTGGTGCTGCCCACCTTCATCCTGGAGCCCCGCTCCTTCCTGGACAAGCTGTCTGATTACTACTACCATGCAGACTTCCTCTCCCA GGCTTCCGTGGAAGAGAGCGCATACAGTCGAATGAAGCAGGTCCTGAGGTGGTATCTGTCTGGCTTTTATAAGAAGCCAAAG GGGCTGAAGAAGCCATACAACCCAATACTGGGGGAGACGTTTCGTTGCTGCTGGCTCCACCCGGAGACCGACAGCTGCACGTTTTACGTTGCGGAACAG GTATCCCATCATCCCCCTGTGTCAGCCTTTTATGTCTGTAACAAAAAGGATGGGTTCTGTGTCAGTGGAAGTATCCTGGCCAAATCTAAGTTCTATG GTAACTCTTTATCGGCAATACTAGAGGGGAAAGCcatgcttttttttctaaaacgaGATGAGGAATACATAATCACGATGCCCTATGCGCACTGCAGAG GTATTCTATATGGTACAATGACCATGGAGCTGGGAGGGAAAGTTACTATTGAATGtgaaaaaacaaagtacacagcaGAGCTGGAGTTCAAACTGAAG CCCTTCCTGTGCATCAGCAGCAGCGTGAACATGATTTCAGGGAGGATTCTTCTGGGCGATGAACTGCAGGCCACTATCGATGGACACTGG GATGGCGAGGTCTTTCTTTGTGAGAAGTCGTCTGGTGACCGCAATGTCTTCTGGAGCCCCACTCCAGAGGTCCGCAGACAGAGACTCAAGAGACAGGTGGTGCATCTTGGCGACCAGGGAGAGTTTGAGTCTGAACG GTTGTGGCTGCATGTAACAAACGCAATCATCAGTAAAGACCAGCACAAGGCCACGCAGGAGAAGTTTATTCTGGAAGAAGCCCAGCGGCAAGCTGCTAGGGACCAGGGAGACAGAGAGTGGACCCCACGGCTCTTCAGAAAGGACCCCATTTCACAGGACTGGCTGTACAAATATGCAGA CACCAACCCCTGGGATCCTCAGATGAACCTGGTTGAGTTTGAGAAAGACGGAGTGATTCAGACCCTGGAGACAGACGGCAGGAGGCACAACGGCATCAGCCACAGCAAGAAATGGGCCACAAAGCAAAAG ACGGATTGCAAGCGGCGTAAAACCAGCCAGAACACCGAGAGCAGCAGCTCCACCCCGGAGCCCTCCCACGAGTCGTCCGATAACGAGAGCAGGAATACAGGAATCGCAGTGAAACAACGGG GTTGTCGAAGCTCAGGCACGAAATGTATCAAAGAGGAAAGTGACATGCCAGACATTGAGGCAACCGTAGCATCAAtacagaggacacagctggaaatgcagAG GAACCTCAATGCACTGACCCGCCAAGTAATCCAGAGGAGAAACTCCTGGGACAACTTCATCCTGAACTGTCGCTACTGGTTTATAATCTGCGTCCTGCTTGTGTTTCAACTCTTCATAAACTACATcttcaaatga
- the LOC117432464 gene encoding oxysterol-binding protein-related protein 5-like isoform X3: protein MEQLKTHTAQRMKEENLFRRRFSLCPNTSTPQKIDPHKLTRNLSYGGDNDIYPLSPDTALERNGLPVLKDEVSNTPMSNSKSDSKLSNGHDKEFTSPTDKMTKKESLKVQKKNYRQEKKRAAKELFSALKDPSVVIMANWLKIRGSLKSWTKLWCVLKPGVLLIFKTPKVDHWVGTTLLNACKLIERPSKKDGFCFKLYHPLDKSIWAMKGPKGENVGSFTQPLPSSHLIFRAASESDGRCWMDAIELALSCSSLYKLSSKLGKDVDLCCSSNSSHILNLLQSSTLSHQELFQMNESGNHHMENDGYSDKSDCGANESSRRVTEESDTDQSETQKDVLVELQATSYVEQGREEMAEAGVASQTETVSEENKGLMWTILKQLRPGMDLSRVVLPTFILEPRSFLDKLSDYYYHADFLSQASVEESAYSRMKQVLRWYLSGFYKKPKGLKKPYNPILGETFRCCWLHPETDSCTFYVAEQVSHHPPVSAFYVCNKKDGFCVSGSILAKSKFYGNSLSAILEGKAMLFFLKRDEEYIITMPYAHCRGILYGTMTMELGGKVTIECEKTKYTAELEFKLKPFLCISSSVNMISGRILLGDELQATIDGHWDGEVFLCEKSSGDRNVFWSPTPEVRRQRLKRQVVHLGDQGEFESERLWLHVTNAIISKDQHKATQEKFILEEAQRQAARDQGDREWTPRLFRKDPISQDWLYKYADTNPWDPQMNLVEFEKDGVIQTLETDGRRHNGISHSKKWATKQKTDCKRRKTSQNTESSSSTPEPSHESSDNESRNTGIAVKQRGCRSSGTKCIKEESDMPDIEATVASIQRTQLEMQRNLNALTRQVIQRRNSWDNFILNCRYWFIICVLLVFQLFINYIFK from the exons aaaACGCACACAGCCCAGAGGATGAAGGAGGAGAACTTGTTTCGTCGAAGATTTTCTCTCTGTCCGAACACATCCACTCCTCAGAAGATCGATCCACACAAGCTGACGAGGAACCTCTCCTATGGGGGAGACAACGACATCTACCCCCTGAGTCCAG ATACCGCTCTTGAGAGGAATGGTCTACCAGTTCTGAAAGATGAGGTCAGCAACACTCCCATGTCCAACAGTAAG TCTGATTCCAAGCTCTCCAATGGCCATGATAAGGAGTTCACCTCGCCTACTGACAAGATGACAAAGAAGGAGTCACTCAAG GTCCAGAAGAAGAATTACAGACAGGAAAAGAAGAGAGCGGCGAAGGAGCTGTTCAGTGCGCTCAAGGACCCCAGTGTGGTAATCATGGCCAACTGGCTGAAG ATCCGCGGCTCTCTCAAAAGCTGGACGAAGCTGTGGTGCGTGCTGAAGCCTGGGGTGCTGCTGATCTTCAAGACCCCCAAGGTGGACCACTGGGTGGGGACCACTCTCCTCAATGCCTGCAAGCTCATCGAGAGGCCTTCCAAAAAGGATGGCTTCTGCTTCAAACTCTACCATCCACTGGACAAGTCTATCTGGGCCATGAAG GGTCCAAAGGGGGAGAATGTAGGCTCATTCACACAGCCACTACCCAGCAGCCATCTCATCTTCAGAGCAGCCTCTGAGTCTGATG GTCGCTGCTGGATGGACGCTATTGAACTGGCACTGAGCTGCTCCAGTCTGTACAAGCTCAGCTCCAAGCTGGGCAAGGATGTGGAcctctgctgctcctccaactcCTCCCACATCCTCAACCTGCTGCAGTCTTCCACCCTGTCCCATCAAGAACTCTTCCA gaTGAATGAGTCAGGAAATCATCATATGGAGAATGATGGCTATTCTGACAAATCAGATTGCGGGGCCAATGAAAGCAGCCGGAGGGTAACCGAGGAAAGCGACACGGACCAGTCAGAGACGCAGAAAGACGTCCTCGTCGAGCTGCAGGCAACCTCCTATGTAGAGCAGGGCCGAGAGGAGATGGCCGAG GCTGGAGTGGCGTCCCAGACGGAGACAGTCTCGGAGGAGAACAAGGGTCTGATGTGGACCATCCTGAAGCAGCTGCGGCCGGGGATGGACCTGTCTCGCGTGGTGCTGCCCACCTTCATCCTGGAGCCCCGCTCCTTCCTGGACAAGCTGTCTGATTACTACTACCATGCAGACTTCCTCTCCCA GGCTTCCGTGGAAGAGAGCGCATACAGTCGAATGAAGCAGGTCCTGAGGTGGTATCTGTCTGGCTTTTATAAGAAGCCAAAG GGGCTGAAGAAGCCATACAACCCAATACTGGGGGAGACGTTTCGTTGCTGCTGGCTCCACCCGGAGACCGACAGCTGCACGTTTTACGTTGCGGAACAG GTATCCCATCATCCCCCTGTGTCAGCCTTTTATGTCTGTAACAAAAAGGATGGGTTCTGTGTCAGTGGAAGTATCCTGGCCAAATCTAAGTTCTATG GTAACTCTTTATCGGCAATACTAGAGGGGAAAGCcatgcttttttttctaaaacgaGATGAGGAATACATAATCACGATGCCCTATGCGCACTGCAGAG GTATTCTATATGGTACAATGACCATGGAGCTGGGAGGGAAAGTTACTATTGAATGtgaaaaaacaaagtacacagcaGAGCTGGAGTTCAAACTGAAG CCCTTCCTGTGCATCAGCAGCAGCGTGAACATGATTTCAGGGAGGATTCTTCTGGGCGATGAACTGCAGGCCACTATCGATGGACACTGG GATGGCGAGGTCTTTCTTTGTGAGAAGTCGTCTGGTGACCGCAATGTCTTCTGGAGCCCCACTCCAGAGGTCCGCAGACAGAGACTCAAGAGACAGGTGGTGCATCTTGGCGACCAGGGAGAGTTTGAGTCTGAACG GTTGTGGCTGCATGTAACAAACGCAATCATCAGTAAAGACCAGCACAAGGCCACGCAGGAGAAGTTTATTCTGGAAGAAGCCCAGCGGCAAGCTGCTAGGGACCAGGGAGACAGAGAGTGGACCCCACGGCTCTTCAGAAAGGACCCCATTTCACAGGACTGGCTGTACAAATATGCAGA CACCAACCCCTGGGATCCTCAGATGAACCTGGTTGAGTTTGAGAAAGACGGAGTGATTCAGACCCTGGAGACAGACGGCAGGAGGCACAACGGCATCAGCCACAGCAAGAAATGGGCCACAAAGCAAAAG ACGGATTGCAAGCGGCGTAAAACCAGCCAGAACACCGAGAGCAGCAGCTCCACCCCGGAGCCCTCCCACGAGTCGTCCGATAACGAGAGCAGGAATACAGGAATCGCAGTGAAACAACGGG GTTGTCGAAGCTCAGGCACGAAATGTATCAAAGAGGAAAGTGACATGCCAGACATTGAGGCAACCGTAGCATCAAtacagaggacacagctggaaatgcagAG GAACCTCAATGCACTGACCCGCCAAGTAATCCAGAGGAGAAACTCCTGGGACAACTTCATCCTGAACTGTCGCTACTGGTTTATAATCTGCGTCCTGCTTGTGTTTCAACTCTTCATAAACTACATcttcaaatga